The Reinekea forsetii genome contains the following window.
TGTTACCCTCTTAGGCCCATCGGGCTGTGGCAAGACAACGACATTAAGGATGGTCGCGGGTTTAGAACTTCCGTCCGAAGGTTCCATATTCATAGGTGACGACGATGTTACTCGAGTGAGTGCGGCGCAACGAAGTGTCGGCATGGTATTCCAATCGTATGCCCTGTTTCCCCATATGACGGTAATGGATAATGTCTGCTATGGGCTATTGGCCAATAAGGTTAAAAAAGAATTGGCGGTTATATTGGCTACCGAAGCTCTGGATAAGGTGGGCATGAAGCAACTTGTCGCTCGTCATCCCAGTGAGTTGTCTGGAGGCCAGCAGCAGCGGGTCGCTATTGCGCGTTCTTTGGTCACTCAGCCCAAGGTATTGCTGTTTGACGAGCCGTTGTCGAATTTAGATGCCAAGCTGCGGCGCAAGGTTCGGCAAGATATTCGGGATCTTCAGCGAGACATTGGCGTAACCTCAGTTTATGTGACCCACGATCAAGAAGAGGCGTTGGCGATCTCCGATGAGATCATTGTCATGGAGCAGGGTCGGATCAAGCAGATAGGCACGCCGAAGGCACTCTATAACAGCCCTAACAGTCGATTTGTAGCGGATTTTATTGGCGATACCAACATAGTTACCTGTGAAGCGCTTAAGTTGAATGACAACGGAACAACCAAACTGACCCTAGAAGGCGCCGAATTCGAACATTCAAAGCGGCTAGTAGCTAAAGAGAGCTATTGTCTATCGATACGCCCGAGTGCAATTAGGCTATTTACAGCCAACGTTGGCAACTCCATAAAGGCGACTGTCTTGTCATCAAGCTATTTGGGTGGCCATAAGGAATATAATCTACGCACGGACGCGGGGCAGGAGCTGTTTGTTGTTGACCATTCCTTTGACGATCAGTTGTCAGAAGGTGCCGTTGTCTATGCCACTATAAACGGTCTAGGTGCTTCAGTAGTCGATGAGTAAAGATCAATTGATCTATATTCTCTCGCTCGAGCATGGTAGCCTCACCAAAATACAGTCATTAATAAGT
Protein-coding sequences here:
- a CDS encoding ABC transporter ATP-binding protein, with product MSNKVEFKNVGKSFNGQPAVSNVNFLINDGQLVTLLGPSGCGKTTTLRMVAGLELPSEGSIFIGDDDVTRVSAAQRSVGMVFQSYALFPHMTVMDNVCYGLLANKVKKELAVILATEALDKVGMKQLVARHPSELSGGQQQRVAIARSLVTQPKVLLFDEPLSNLDAKLRRKVRQDIRDLQRDIGVTSVYVTHDQEEALAISDEIIVMEQGRIKQIGTPKALYNSPNSRFVADFIGDTNIVTCEALKLNDNGTTKLTLEGAEFEHSKRLVAKESYCLSIRPSAIRLFTANVGNSIKATVLSSSYLGGHKEYNLRTDAGQELFVVDHSFDDQLSEGAVVYATINGLGASVVDE